The following are encoded together in the Bombus affinis isolate iyBomAffi1 chromosome 6, iyBomAffi1.2, whole genome shotgun sequence genome:
- the LOC126917156 gene encoding UPF0598 protein CG30010 isoform X1 — protein sequence MYILNKIFAFDRSRVFAIKIKSIYSQTSKRYCVKYVQGQSPEPRVREYFYYIDHQGMLFLDDTRMRNFTSCFKDKKFLAFFFKRLKKNDTGRYVEHFPYVSLCGPERNFIRCDDLPIVFTKVLKMYNSATKKTEDCFGYAHAEELLMVPFQPDKIYMDIQSGRVYHPAPEKAGGIGLVRSQIAIEFSPLFNFEKGEENGPTHIFWKNKKYTLDCNWYKDKVPQAVR from the exons atgtatatattgaataaaatatttgcaTTTGATCGTTCACGAGTGTTCGCAATTAAAATTAAGTCAATTTACTCCCAGACATCTAAAAGGTATTGCGTAAAGTATGTGCAAGGACAATCGCCAGAACCTCGAGTTcgtgaatatttttattacatcgACCATCAAGGCATG TTGTTCCTGGATGATACACGTATGAGAAACTTCACATCATGTTTTAAAG ATAAAAAGTTTTTAGCCTTTTTTTTCAAGCGCTTAAAAAAGAATGACACAGGTAGATATGTAGAACATTTTCCTTATGTTTCTCTTTGTGGTCcagagagaaattttataagatgTGATGATTTGCCAATAGTTTTCACAAAAGTTCTTAAAATGTATAATAGTGCAACAAAGAAAACCGAAGACTGCTTTGGTTATGCTCACGCTGAAGAATTATTAAtg GTTCCATTTCAACCAGACAAAATATATATGGATATTCAATCAGGAAGAGTATATCATCCTGCACCTGAAAAGGCAGGAGGAATTGGCCTGGTGAGGTCACAAATTGCAATTGAATTTAGCCCATTATTTAACTttgaaaaaggagaagaaaatggTCCAACACATATCTTttggaaaaataagaaatatactTTAGATTGCAATTGGTATAAGGATAAAGTACCACAGGCTGtcagataa
- the LOC126917142 gene encoding angio-associated migratory cell protein isoform X1, with protein MHTDTPPFSSDMANQINEEDMIYIGDVEEVIDDEEDAMEEDPSEEGDAICVFSSHEIGSVFCGSLNKNGKLATTGGEEDKAYIWDTSSGEIILDCTGHKDSIIFSAFNHDESYLATGDMSGMIQVWKLADKTKIWDYNMGDATWMMWHTVANILLAGSVDGEIYMWKIPDGDCKVFQGYGCRAETGSIFPDGKRIAVGYEDGVIRILDLKTSSVLSSISSALGHSSTITTIDCHWDNNLILSAAVDGKTIISTSNTGKIVSILQNLNNGEHNNVTNNDQSAVSSEGNRDSNWVETAAFCKNPAFQVAATGTVNGEIFIWDISKQMLRQKIEQESGISKLLWKGNTTLLFSAGLDGILRCFDGKDGLRLRSFFGHMADILDLYISENGEKALTTSDDSTARIFDISSLS; from the exons ATGCATACAGATACTCCTCCCTTTTCTTCAGACATGGCTAATCAAATAAATGAGGAAGATATGATATACATAGGAGATGTAGAAGAAGTGATAGATGATGAAGAGGATGCGATGGAGGAGGATCCTTCAGAAGAAGGAGATGCAATTTGTGTTTTTAGTAGTCACGAAATAG GTTCTGTCTTTTGTGgttctttgaataaaaatggaaaactaGCTACTACAGGTGGAGAAGAAGATAAGGCTTACATTTGGGATACATCGTCAGGAGAAATCATTTTGGACTGTACAGGTCACAAAGATAGTATTATCTTTTCAGCATTTAATCACGATGAATCATATTTAGCCACTGGAGATATGAGTGGAATGATACAAGTTTGGAAATTAGCTGATAAAACTAAAATTTGGGATTACAATATGGGAGATGCCACT TGGATGATGTGGCACACAGTTGCAAATATTTTATTAGCAGGGTCTGTTGATGGGGAAATATATATGTGGAAAATACCTGATGGAGATTGTAAAGTTTTCCAGGGATATGGTTGTCGGGCAGAGACTGGTTCAATATTTCCAGATG gCAAGCGTATAGCAGTAGGTTATGAAGATGGAGTTATTAGAATACTAGATCTAAAAACAAGTTCGGTGTTGTCATCTATATCTTCTGCATTAGGTCATTCTTCTACTATAACCACCATTGATTGTCATTGGGATAACAATTTAATACTTTCTGCAGCTGTAGATGGCAAAACTATAATCAGCACGTCAAATACAGGGAAG ATAGTTTCCATCCTGCAAAATCTTAATAACGGTGAGCACAATAATGTTACGAATAATGATCAAAGTGCTGTAAGTAGCGAAGGAAACAGGGATAGCAATTGGGTAGAAACAGCAGCCTTTTGTAAAAATCCTGCATTTCAAGTTGCTGCAACTGGTACAGTTAATGGTGAAATCTTCATCTGGGATATCTCAAAACAG ATGCTTAGACAAAAGATAGAGCAAGAAAGTGGTATATCTAAACTTCTATGGAAGGGAAATACGACTCTATTATTTTCGGCGGGACTAGATGGTATTCTGAGGTGTTTTGACGGAAAAGATGGTCTACGTTTACGTTCTTTCTTTGGACACATGGCAGATATTCTTGACTTATATATATCTGA AAATGGAGAAAAAGCACTGACAACATCTGATGATTCTACAGCTAGAATCTTTGATATTTCATCTTTATCTTAA
- the LOC126917142 gene encoding angio-associated migratory cell protein isoform X2, translated as MANQINEEDMIYIGDVEEVIDDEEDAMEEDPSEEGDAICVFSSHEIGSVFCGSLNKNGKLATTGGEEDKAYIWDTSSGEIILDCTGHKDSIIFSAFNHDESYLATGDMSGMIQVWKLADKTKIWDYNMGDATWMMWHTVANILLAGSVDGEIYMWKIPDGDCKVFQGYGCRAETGSIFPDGKRIAVGYEDGVIRILDLKTSSVLSSISSALGHSSTITTIDCHWDNNLILSAAVDGKTIISTSNTGKIVSILQNLNNGEHNNVTNNDQSAVSSEGNRDSNWVETAAFCKNPAFQVAATGTVNGEIFIWDISKQMLRQKIEQESGISKLLWKGNTTLLFSAGLDGILRCFDGKDGLRLRSFFGHMADILDLYISENGEKALTTSDDSTARIFDISSLS; from the exons ATGGCTAATCAAATAAATGAGGAAGATATGATATACATAGGAGATGTAGAAGAAGTGATAGATGATGAAGAGGATGCGATGGAGGAGGATCCTTCAGAAGAAGGAGATGCAATTTGTGTTTTTAGTAGTCACGAAATAG GTTCTGTCTTTTGTGgttctttgaataaaaatggaaaactaGCTACTACAGGTGGAGAAGAAGATAAGGCTTACATTTGGGATACATCGTCAGGAGAAATCATTTTGGACTGTACAGGTCACAAAGATAGTATTATCTTTTCAGCATTTAATCACGATGAATCATATTTAGCCACTGGAGATATGAGTGGAATGATACAAGTTTGGAAATTAGCTGATAAAACTAAAATTTGGGATTACAATATGGGAGATGCCACT TGGATGATGTGGCACACAGTTGCAAATATTTTATTAGCAGGGTCTGTTGATGGGGAAATATATATGTGGAAAATACCTGATGGAGATTGTAAAGTTTTCCAGGGATATGGTTGTCGGGCAGAGACTGGTTCAATATTTCCAGATG gCAAGCGTATAGCAGTAGGTTATGAAGATGGAGTTATTAGAATACTAGATCTAAAAACAAGTTCGGTGTTGTCATCTATATCTTCTGCATTAGGTCATTCTTCTACTATAACCACCATTGATTGTCATTGGGATAACAATTTAATACTTTCTGCAGCTGTAGATGGCAAAACTATAATCAGCACGTCAAATACAGGGAAG ATAGTTTCCATCCTGCAAAATCTTAATAACGGTGAGCACAATAATGTTACGAATAATGATCAAAGTGCTGTAAGTAGCGAAGGAAACAGGGATAGCAATTGGGTAGAAACAGCAGCCTTTTGTAAAAATCCTGCATTTCAAGTTGCTGCAACTGGTACAGTTAATGGTGAAATCTTCATCTGGGATATCTCAAAACAG ATGCTTAGACAAAAGATAGAGCAAGAAAGTGGTATATCTAAACTTCTATGGAAGGGAAATACGACTCTATTATTTTCGGCGGGACTAGATGGTATTCTGAGGTGTTTTGACGGAAAAGATGGTCTACGTTTACGTTCTTTCTTTGGACACATGGCAGATATTCTTGACTTATATATATCTGA AAATGGAGAAAAAGCACTGACAACATCTGATGATTCTACAGCTAGAATCTTTGATATTTCATCTTTATCTTAA
- the LOC126917156 gene encoding UPF0598 protein CG30010 isoform X2, with product MCKDNRQNLEFVNIFITSTIKLFLDDTRMRNFTSCFKDKKFLAFFFKRLKKNDTGRYVEHFPYVSLCGPERNFIRCDDLPIVFTKVLKMYNSATKKTEDCFGYAHAEELLMVPFQPDKIYMDIQSGRVYHPAPEKAGGIGLVRSQIAIEFSPLFNFEKGEENGPTHIFWKNKKYTLDCNWYKDKVPQAVR from the exons ATGTGCAAGGACAATCGCCAGAACCTCGAGTTcgtgaatatttttattacatcgACCATCAAG TTGTTCCTGGATGATACACGTATGAGAAACTTCACATCATGTTTTAAAG ATAAAAAGTTTTTAGCCTTTTTTTTCAAGCGCTTAAAAAAGAATGACACAGGTAGATATGTAGAACATTTTCCTTATGTTTCTCTTTGTGGTCcagagagaaattttataagatgTGATGATTTGCCAATAGTTTTCACAAAAGTTCTTAAAATGTATAATAGTGCAACAAAGAAAACCGAAGACTGCTTTGGTTATGCTCACGCTGAAGAATTATTAAtg GTTCCATTTCAACCAGACAAAATATATATGGATATTCAATCAGGAAGAGTATATCATCCTGCACCTGAAAAGGCAGGAGGAATTGGCCTGGTGAGGTCACAAATTGCAATTGAATTTAGCCCATTATTTAACTttgaaaaaggagaagaaaatggTCCAACACATATCTTttggaaaaataagaaatatactTTAGATTGCAATTGGTATAAGGATAAAGTACCACAGGCTGtcagataa